One genomic window of Thalassoroseus pseudoceratinae includes the following:
- a CDS encoding DUF58 domain-containing protein, with protein MNVSTSEPTTPNPTRSAMASDPDALMRIKNLELRAKAVVEGFLTGLHRSPYHGFSVEFSEYRQYSPGDDPRYLDWRLFARSDRYYIKRFEDETNLRCWLLVDLSRSMGFGSGDHTKAEYAKTAAATLAYFMTLQRDAVGIMTFDETIREFLPARFRTGHMRRLMLGLENSLGGKNTDLITPIEQMADLVSKRGLVVLISDVLTPVEPLRQSLSYLRSRGHEIVLLRVLDPSETEFSFRDPVMFHDLESGREIYVDPDAVRESYLKNFHEHAASLQQICDTLGIDLISVPTTQPLEYVLFDFLNMRMRRSRSAATRSANLNAGGPTA; from the coding sequence ATGAATGTGAGCACCTCCGAACCCACGACCCCGAATCCGACACGATCGGCGATGGCGTCCGATCCGGATGCGTTAATGCGGATCAAGAATCTCGAACTGCGTGCGAAGGCGGTTGTCGAAGGGTTTCTGACTGGTTTGCATCGCAGTCCGTATCACGGGTTTTCGGTGGAGTTTTCGGAGTATCGCCAGTACTCGCCGGGCGACGATCCGCGTTATCTGGATTGGCGATTGTTTGCCCGCAGCGATCGCTACTACATCAAACGCTTCGAAGACGAAACGAATTTGCGGTGTTGGTTGTTGGTCGATCTCAGTCGTTCCATGGGATTTGGGAGCGGCGACCACACCAAAGCCGAGTACGCCAAAACCGCCGCCGCCACACTTGCGTACTTCATGACGTTGCAACGCGACGCAGTCGGCATAATGACGTTCGACGAAACCATCCGCGAATTTCTGCCGGCCCGGTTCCGCACCGGTCACATGCGACGCTTGATGCTCGGTCTGGAAAACAGTTTGGGTGGCAAGAACACCGACCTGATCACTCCCATCGAACAGATGGCCGATCTGGTCTCGAAACGCGGACTCGTCGTATTGATCTCCGATGTCCTCACGCCGGTCGAACCGCTGCGGCAAAGTCTTTCCTACTTGCGTTCGCGAGGACATGAAATCGTTCTGCTGCGAGTTCTCGATCCCAGCGAGACCGAGTTTTCCTTCCGCGATCCAGTGATGTTTCACGATCTCGAATCCGGCCGGGAAATCTACGTCGACCCCGATGCCGTCCGGGAATCGTACTTAAAAAACTTCCACGAACATGCGGCTTCTCTCCAGCAGATTTGTGACACGTTGGGAATCGATCTCATCTCCGTACCCACCACGCAGCCGTTGGAGTACGTGTTGTTCGACTTCCTCAACATGCGGATGCGACGCAGTCGGTCGGCGGCGACTCGCTCGGCGAATTTGAATGCGGGAGGGCCGACGGCATGA
- a CDS encoding BatA domain-containing protein, with amino-acid sequence MNVLFLSFLAGTAAVAFPIVFHLIRRTPKGRQEFSSLMFLQPTPPRLTRRSRLDDWLLLLLRTAVIVLLALAFTRPFWQTAVELSADDVRGRHVAILVDTSASMQRGKLWPKAIAEAEKVLEELEPADVVALWTFDRTPERIVGFPDEQAKDAAKLNHELVRGELAKLEPSWRTTRLGDALVTVAEQLTEIEDKDDEPSAPQIVLISDLQEGADWQTLQAFEWPEQVQVDVRSLTLPTPSNASLQLLTRTDSDEPNAPPKVRVHNSSDSTTEQFRVRWASADSLADGQTVKFYVPPGESRVLSVPRDQSTNADRLVLTGDHAEFDNTFFVVPPKQQHVRVAYLGDDASDDPQGLLYYFESALAETPQRRVEITKVDANDPLLISKNAADFVLVTAKITDAEQAALERYFNDGGTALVVLQDSEVVSSFGPLLSEVVTESETPTVTEDDYQLLGEIDFSHPLFRPFANPRYSDFTAIRFWQTVPIDLPTESSATVIARFDNYRPALWEQTVGEGRLFVLTSGWQPSHSQFALSTKFVPWLEALLSLSVEPTSLQTSPSDNQTLTLPENPNNETRFVETPGGEQLRVPKDATEIETATAPGIYQLVSESGRQTFAVNVPHTESQTAPFDLEQLEQLGVSIGVQTTREEEYARLSRLQNIELENRQKLWKWCIVAALVLIGLETGLAAWRTRRTHSPKTDQPE; translated from the coding sequence ATGAACGTATTGTTCCTGTCCTTCCTTGCAGGGACGGCGGCGGTCGCGTTTCCGATCGTCTTCCATCTCATCCGCCGCACACCGAAAGGTCGGCAGGAATTCAGTTCGTTGATGTTCCTTCAACCCACGCCGCCGCGATTGACCCGTCGCAGCCGTTTGGATGATTGGTTGCTGTTGCTGCTGCGGACCGCGGTGATCGTGCTGTTAGCACTCGCATTTACGCGACCGTTTTGGCAGACCGCAGTGGAACTGTCGGCCGACGATGTTCGTGGAAGACACGTCGCGATTCTGGTCGATACCAGTGCCAGCATGCAACGCGGTAAGTTATGGCCGAAAGCCATCGCCGAAGCGGAGAAAGTTCTAGAGGAACTCGAACCCGCCGATGTGGTCGCGTTATGGACGTTCGATCGCACGCCCGAACGCATTGTGGGATTCCCGGATGAGCAAGCCAAAGACGCCGCGAAACTCAACCACGAACTTGTGCGAGGCGAGCTTGCGAAGCTGGAACCGTCGTGGCGGACGACGCGGCTGGGTGATGCGTTGGTGACCGTTGCGGAACAATTAACTGAAATTGAAGACAAAGACGACGAACCTTCGGCACCGCAAATTGTGTTGATCAGCGATCTCCAAGAGGGAGCCGACTGGCAAACCCTCCAAGCGTTCGAATGGCCCGAGCAAGTCCAAGTCGATGTCAGGTCGCTCACACTGCCGACTCCATCCAATGCGTCGCTGCAATTGCTTACGCGAACCGATTCGGACGAACCGAACGCTCCGCCAAAAGTCCGCGTGCACAATTCGTCAGACTCAACCACCGAACAATTCAGAGTGCGTTGGGCAAGTGCTGATTCGCTTGCCGATGGACAAACCGTGAAGTTCTATGTGCCACCGGGTGAGAGCCGTGTACTCTCGGTACCGCGTGATCAGTCCACGAACGCCGATCGTTTGGTGCTTACCGGAGATCACGCCGAATTCGACAACACGTTCTTCGTGGTCCCACCGAAACAACAACACGTCCGCGTTGCCTATTTGGGTGACGATGCAAGTGACGACCCTCAAGGCTTGTTGTACTACTTCGAATCGGCTCTCGCCGAAACTCCTCAACGTCGCGTGGAAATCACGAAAGTCGACGCGAACGATCCATTGCTCATTTCAAAGAACGCCGCTGACTTCGTATTGGTGACCGCGAAAATCACGGATGCGGAGCAAGCCGCCCTCGAACGCTATTTCAATGACGGCGGAACGGCTCTTGTTGTTCTGCAAGACTCCGAAGTCGTGTCATCGTTTGGCCCCTTGTTGAGCGAGGTCGTCACCGAATCGGAAACCCCGACGGTCACCGAAGATGATTATCAGTTACTTGGTGAAATCGACTTCTCTCACCCGCTGTTCCGACCATTCGCGAATCCGCGTTACAGCGATTTCACCGCCATTCGATTTTGGCAAACCGTGCCGATCGACTTGCCAACGGAATCGTCCGCGACCGTCATCGCCCGATTCGACAATTATCGACCGGCGTTGTGGGAACAAACGGTTGGCGAGGGAAGATTGTTCGTCCTCACCAGCGGTTGGCAACCGAGTCACAGCCAGTTCGCCTTGTCCACAAAATTCGTCCCGTGGCTGGAGGCGTTGCTGTCGTTGTCTGTCGAACCGACATCTTTGCAAACCAGCCCAAGCGACAATCAAACCCTCACGCTGCCGGAGAACCCGAACAACGAAACGCGGTTTGTCGAAACTCCTGGCGGCGAACAACTTCGCGTCCCGAAGGACGCTACGGAAATCGAAACCGCGACGGCACCAGGGATTTACCAACTCGTTAGCGAATCCGGTCGGCAGACCTTCGCGGTCAATGTGCCGCACACGGAGAGCCAAACCGCTCCGTTCGACTTGGAACAACTGGAACAACTCGGCGTTTCGATCGGCGTACAAACCACTCGCGAGGAAGAGTACGCTCGACTGAGTCGGTTGCAGAACATTGAACTGGAAAACCGCCAGAAACTTTGGAAATGGTGCATCGTGGCAGCTTTGGTGTTGATCGGTCTGGAAACCGGTTTGGCCGCCTGGCGAACGCGTCGCACACATTCACCAAAAACGGATCAGCCTGAATGA
- a CDS encoding DUF4175 family protein: protein MIDRQLARRLEPVARRLRQLRLSHGLTIIWLIAANVAVVALCLGPVSSRFTFGLIGTTCVIAVIYALCVWRMTINDRRLAWRIESKYPDLNASLLTAIEQQPNLANGQYGYGYLQQDVLRRALTHSELHSWKDSVPKWRVWAAHLVNGLSVAVWILLLLALFDVERSSANTPDGLAFEDVKVTENLPYELTVEPGDADIERGSSLLVLARFTGPLPPDATLVTEDETGNSRQIALAKSLDDPVFGGRIAAVDRPLTYKIAFAKQESNPYQVTVFEFPRLQQADAKLHFPSYTNQDDKLVQDVRRVSAIEGTEVTLVCRLNKPVRETQLIEDGQEPIVLVADPDEPTTVQTTLTLDRSRRLELKLTDSEGRQNRDPAEFVLKALPNRPPDLKLTFPAKDMQVSPIEELNLAANAWDDYGLKRFGLNYNLAGSEGQEIVLAEDVPAKERLAKEHVLSFENLAAEPDQLVSYYFWAEDIGPDGERRRTSGDLYFAEVRHFEEIFRQGQQPTASQQQQQQQQNGGNAQQAQKLAELQKQIINALWKIVRRETRDQPTKKFADDLGLVLESQISALEQTKELAENLQDAQSQTYVEAVQQHMQETIVELGTAHEQAIPEKLQPALASAQSAYQALLKLRAREHEVVRSQQQQSSSQSSSSSSSSRSQQQLQQLELDDDENRYETQQTASPQETQEQREDRQVLNRLRELAQRQNDLNDRVKELQSALDEAQTQAEKEELERQLKRLREEQQQILRNMEELDQRMTEPGNQERMNQERQQLQQARENARQSSEALQEGMVSQAAAEGTRAEQELRELQDEFQRRTANQFNEDVRKMQEQVRKLEQREQELAENLKEMDQPKQPSNSLRGESKREKIAEQLQQQRQDLNDLLDRMRETIEQAETTEPLLAEELYETIRNTRRENPETALESAERSFNRGFVEDARQQERIADRGISSLREGIEKAAESVLGDETEALKRAEQELRQLSRELDREIAEADPQAVENQAGNNSRENAESNNANNQDAESSQQNPSGQSSSSRSQRNPNQTEGEQQNASENGSSPESEQPMPNGQQSPSGGQSPNNEESQDGRQSSNEERQPNDEQSPSGQQSPGGQRSQQSSEQQQPGQANGNGGQPSGESQPNGSQPSQPRPGQRPNGGQPGERGGDDRNLGPAGMGGLDQLLNPSGNRPPAPLTGEGFLDWSDRLRDVEEIVSDPELRAEAARIRDRAKAIRKDFKRHSQPPNWDVVRETIAEPLAELQNRVSEELLRRSAKDALVPLNRDPVPTQYAEQVQRYFERLGTGQE, encoded by the coding sequence ATGATCGACCGTCAATTGGCCCGCCGGTTGGAACCGGTCGCTCGTCGACTGCGACAACTCCGCCTCTCCCATGGTCTCACGATCATTTGGCTGATCGCGGCGAATGTTGCCGTGGTCGCACTTTGCCTCGGACCGGTTTCGAGCCGGTTCACGTTCGGATTGATCGGCACCACGTGCGTGATCGCGGTGATCTACGCTTTGTGCGTTTGGCGAATGACGATCAACGACCGGCGGTTGGCCTGGCGAATCGAGTCGAAGTATCCCGACCTCAATGCCAGCTTGCTGACGGCGATCGAACAGCAACCGAACCTAGCGAATGGCCAATACGGGTATGGATACTTGCAACAAGACGTCCTGCGGCGAGCGCTCACGCACTCCGAACTTCACTCCTGGAAAGATAGTGTACCGAAGTGGCGAGTTTGGGCCGCTCATTTGGTGAACGGGCTGAGCGTGGCTGTGTGGATTCTCTTGTTGCTCGCGTTGTTCGATGTCGAACGGTCGTCCGCAAACACACCGGACGGCTTGGCTTTCGAGGATGTCAAAGTCACCGAAAACCTTCCGTATGAACTCACTGTGGAGCCCGGCGATGCGGATATCGAACGTGGCAGCAGTTTGCTCGTGTTGGCACGGTTCACCGGTCCGCTGCCACCCGATGCCACACTGGTGACCGAAGATGAAACCGGCAACAGTCGGCAAATTGCACTCGCAAAAAGTTTGGACGATCCGGTGTTCGGTGGGCGGATCGCGGCGGTGGATCGACCGCTCACCTACAAAATCGCGTTCGCGAAGCAAGAGTCTAATCCGTACCAAGTCACTGTCTTCGAGTTTCCAAGATTGCAGCAAGCCGACGCAAAACTACACTTCCCCAGTTACACGAATCAAGATGACAAACTCGTTCAAGATGTCCGGCGAGTATCGGCTATCGAAGGCACGGAAGTTACGCTTGTTTGTCGACTCAACAAGCCGGTGCGTGAGACACAGCTCATTGAAGACGGTCAAGAACCCATCGTACTCGTCGCCGATCCTGATGAACCGACCACGGTGCAAACCACATTGACGCTCGACCGCTCTCGCCGATTGGAACTCAAGCTCACCGACAGTGAGGGCCGACAAAATCGAGACCCAGCGGAGTTCGTCTTGAAAGCCTTACCGAACCGTCCGCCGGACTTGAAACTCACGTTCCCCGCGAAAGACATGCAGGTTTCACCGATTGAAGAACTCAATCTGGCGGCGAACGCTTGGGATGATTACGGACTGAAACGCTTCGGTCTCAACTACAACTTGGCCGGCAGCGAGGGCCAGGAAATTGTGCTCGCCGAAGATGTCCCCGCGAAGGAACGACTTGCCAAGGAACACGTGCTGTCCTTCGAAAATCTCGCCGCCGAGCCGGATCAGTTGGTGTCTTACTACTTCTGGGCGGAAGACATCGGTCCCGATGGCGAGCGGCGACGGACATCGGGCGACCTGTATTTCGCCGAGGTGCGGCACTTCGAGGAAATCTTCCGACAGGGGCAGCAACCGACGGCGTCTCAACAACAGCAGCAGCAACAACAGAACGGGGGTAACGCGCAGCAAGCACAAAAGTTAGCCGAGCTGCAAAAGCAGATCATTAATGCTCTGTGGAAAATCGTGCGTCGCGAAACCCGTGATCAACCCACCAAGAAGTTCGCCGACGATCTAGGTTTGGTGCTCGAATCGCAAATCTCCGCACTCGAGCAAACCAAGGAACTCGCGGAGAACCTCCAAGACGCCCAATCCCAAACCTATGTCGAGGCCGTCCAACAGCACATGCAGGAGACAATCGTCGAACTCGGTACAGCCCACGAGCAGGCCATCCCAGAGAAGTTGCAACCGGCACTTGCGTCCGCTCAGTCGGCGTATCAGGCATTGCTCAAATTGCGAGCGAGAGAGCACGAAGTTGTTCGCAGTCAGCAACAACAATCGTCCAGTCAAAGCAGTTCGAGTTCGTCATCCAGCCGTTCACAACAACAGTTGCAACAACTGGAATTGGACGACGACGAAAACCGCTACGAAACGCAGCAAACCGCCTCGCCGCAGGAGACGCAGGAACAGCGGGAGGATCGGCAAGTCCTGAACCGATTGCGGGAACTCGCCCAACGACAGAACGATCTCAACGACCGCGTCAAGGAATTGCAATCCGCTTTAGACGAGGCCCAAACACAGGCCGAAAAAGAGGAACTTGAACGACAGCTCAAACGGCTCCGCGAGGAACAACAACAGATTCTGCGAAACATGGAGGAACTCGATCAGCGGATGACCGAACCGGGCAACCAAGAACGCATGAACCAAGAGCGGCAACAACTTCAGCAAGCCCGCGAGAACGCTCGGCAATCATCCGAGGCATTGCAGGAGGGCATGGTCTCGCAAGCCGCCGCCGAGGGCACGCGAGCCGAGCAGGAACTCCGCGAATTGCAGGACGAATTCCAACGCCGCACGGCGAATCAATTCAATGAAGACGTCCGCAAAATGCAGGAGCAAGTCCGCAAGCTCGAACAGCGAGAACAAGAACTTGCCGAGAATCTCAAGGAAATGGATCAACCAAAGCAGCCATCGAATTCACTCCGTGGCGAATCGAAACGTGAGAAAATCGCGGAGCAACTCCAGCAACAGCGACAAGACCTCAATGACTTGCTCGACCGCATGCGAGAAACCATTGAGCAAGCCGAAACCACCGAACCGCTGCTCGCCGAGGAACTCTACGAAACCATTCGGAACACCCGCCGCGAGAATCCCGAGACGGCTCTCGAATCCGCCGAACGGTCGTTCAATCGCGGTTTCGTGGAAGACGCTCGACAGCAAGAACGGATCGCAGACCGAGGCATCTCCAGTCTCAGGGAAGGCATTGAAAAAGCCGCCGAAAGTGTGCTTGGTGATGAAACCGAAGCTCTCAAGCGAGCCGAACAAGAACTCCGGCAACTCTCCCGCGAGTTAGACCGCGAAATCGCCGAAGCCGACCCGCAAGCCGTCGAAAATCAAGCCGGTAACAATTCGCGAGAGAATGCAGAATCCAATAACGCCAACAACCAAGATGCCGAGTCCTCGCAGCAGAACCCAAGTGGCCAATCCTCGTCATCGCGGAGTCAGAGAAACCCAAACCAAACCGAAGGCGAACAACAAAACGCTTCCGAAAACGGTTCCTCACCAGAATCCGAACAACCAATGCCGAACGGTCAGCAATCCCCGAGCGGTGGGCAGTCGCCGAATAATGAGGAATCACAAGACGGTCGTCAATCATCGAACGAGGAACGGCAACCGAATGACGAACAATCGCCAAGTGGACAACAATCCCCCGGTGGGCAACGCTCGCAACAATCGTCTGAGCAACAACAACCCGGTCAAGCGAATGGCAACGGTGGGCAACCATCGGGCGAGTCGCAGCCGAACGGTTCGCAACCATCCCAACCCCGTCCCGGTCAACGACCGAACGGTGGACAACCCGGAGAGCGTGGCGGAGATGATCGCAACTTGGGACCGGCGGGAATGGGTGGCTTGGACCAGTTATTGAACCCGAGTGGCAACCGTCCGCCAGCGCCGCTCACGGGTGAGGGGTTTCTCGATTGGTCGGACCGTTTGCGAGACGTGGAAGAGATTGTCTCCGATCCGGAACTGCGTGCCGAAGCCGCTCGTATTCGCGACCGAGCCAAGGCGATCCGCAAGGACTTCAAACGCCATTCGCAGCCGCCGAATTGGGACGTCGTCCGCGAGACCATCGCCGAACCGCTGGCCGAGTTGCAGAACCGCGTTTCGGAAGAACTGCTTCGCCGGAGTGCCAAGGATGCTCTCGTTCCACTCAACCGCGACCCCGTGCCCACGCAATACGCGGAGCAAGTGCAACGGTACTTCGAACGGCTCGGAACAGGTCAGGAGTAA
- a CDS encoding glutamine amidotransferase — MLPELPNYWGALEWRPFAITAVVVLGVLLLWSWTRTHVAGWVRIVGGLAKLLAIGLLAVILVEPMRSETKPRPGANGFVILADSSQSLTIHDPDQPTTRAEQLKSNLDNETDWQTDLAADFKLRRYEVAHRLRSVSDFSEIAFDGTESALSSALQSVAGRDSTRPTAGILLFTDGNATDLSETFQTTDMPPVYPVLQGDNESPRDISITRVTAAQTNFETAPVTIAAEIVSSGYAGKSITAQLLDERGRTLQEQLVRNVKDDHAFALRFQIKPSRRGVLFYTVRVFEKGEAEQFDNPEDSEEATLVNNTRLAMVDRSGGPYRVLYVTGRPNWEFKFLRRALDDEPEIELLGLVRIANKEPKFTFRERDNGSNQLFRGFDQNEETAEQYDEPVLVRLGIEDPEELRDGFPKVADDLFGYHALILDDLEADFFTQDQKSLIQQFVRQRGGGFLMLGGQESFVKGKYARTPIGELLPVYADRGVNESPEENYKLVLTREGWLEPWVRMRSTETEERKRLGSMPPFRTVNRVAAIKPGASVLSHVESASGAIHPALVVQPFGQGRSAAMLVGDLWRWQLTRKTEADTDLQKAWRQMMRWLVAEVPQRIEVSTRRKTNAPSQPIELRIKAFDERYRPLDNATVNVKVQTPNEETIDLAAEPMAALAGEYQLSFVSRQPGAYRATVQVKASDSSDVGQRETGWISEPAAQEFQTLKPNRAWLEQVARETGGEVVSADNLDDFVRDLPTRNIPLTETRIDPVWHNWPVFLCALGLLVTEWGLRRWKGLP; from the coding sequence GTGTTGCCAGAACTTCCAAATTATTGGGGTGCCCTCGAATGGCGACCGTTCGCGATCACCGCAGTCGTCGTGTTGGGAGTGTTGTTGCTGTGGTCATGGACGCGAACACACGTCGCGGGATGGGTCCGAATCGTCGGCGGCTTGGCGAAACTTTTGGCAATCGGGTTGTTGGCGGTGATTCTCGTCGAGCCGATGCGGAGCGAAACCAAACCGCGTCCGGGGGCCAACGGCTTCGTGATTTTGGCCGACAGCAGTCAAAGCCTCACAATTCACGATCCCGACCAGCCAACCACACGAGCCGAACAACTGAAATCCAATCTCGATAACGAAACCGATTGGCAAACCGACCTCGCGGCCGACTTTAAACTGCGACGATATGAAGTTGCCCATCGACTGCGATCGGTCTCTGATTTTTCGGAAATCGCATTCGACGGCACGGAGTCCGCGTTGTCTTCCGCGTTGCAATCCGTAGCCGGTCGGGATTCGACACGTCCGACCGCGGGCATTCTGCTCTTCACCGATGGCAACGCAACGGATCTCTCCGAGACGTTCCAGACCACCGACATGCCGCCGGTGTATCCCGTTCTGCAAGGCGATAACGAATCGCCACGGGACATTAGCATCACCCGTGTCACGGCCGCACAAACGAACTTCGAAACCGCACCGGTCACGATTGCCGCCGAGATCGTTAGTTCCGGCTATGCGGGAAAATCAATCACGGCGCAGTTGCTCGATGAACGCGGGCGAACTCTGCAAGAGCAACTCGTGCGGAATGTGAAAGACGACCACGCCTTCGCCCTGCGGTTTCAAATCAAGCCGTCCAGGCGTGGTGTCTTGTTCTACACGGTGCGAGTTTTCGAGAAGGGCGAAGCGGAGCAATTCGACAATCCCGAAGACAGCGAAGAAGCCACGCTCGTCAACAACACACGACTCGCCATGGTCGATCGTAGCGGTGGACCGTATCGGGTGCTCTATGTAACCGGTCGCCCGAATTGGGAGTTCAAGTTCCTTCGGCGAGCCCTCGATGATGAACCCGAAATCGAGTTGCTGGGACTGGTGCGGATCGCCAACAAGGAACCGAAATTCACGTTCCGCGAACGCGACAACGGCAGCAACCAGTTGTTTCGCGGATTTGATCAGAATGAAGAAACCGCCGAACAATACGACGAACCCGTGTTAGTTCGACTCGGCATCGAAGACCCCGAAGAACTTCGCGACGGGTTCCCGAAAGTCGCCGACGATTTATTCGGCTATCACGCGTTAATTCTGGACGACTTGGAAGCCGACTTCTTCACGCAGGACCAGAAATCGCTGATCCAGCAATTCGTTCGGCAACGCGGCGGCGGGTTTTTGATGCTTGGCGGACAGGAGTCGTTCGTCAAAGGGAAGTACGCGCGGACGCCAATCGGCGAATTGTTGCCGGTGTATGCCGATCGCGGCGTCAACGAATCGCCGGAGGAGAACTACAAACTCGTGCTGACCCGCGAAGGTTGGTTAGAACCGTGGGTGCGGATGCGGTCCACTGAAACGGAGGAACGCAAACGTCTCGGTTCGATGCCGCCCTTCCGAACCGTCAATCGGGTCGCGGCCATCAAACCCGGTGCGAGCGTGTTGAGTCATGTGGAGTCGGCCAGCGGTGCGATTCACCCCGCATTAGTGGTGCAACCGTTTGGGCAAGGTCGATCGGCCGCGATGCTCGTCGGCGATTTATGGCGTTGGCAACTCACTCGAAAAACTGAAGCCGACACCGATCTGCAAAAAGCCTGGCGACAGATGATGCGGTGGCTCGTTGCGGAAGTCCCACAGCGAATTGAAGTCTCCACTCGCCGCAAGACCAATGCACCAAGCCAACCGATCGAGTTGCGAATCAAAGCGTTCGACGAACGTTACCGTCCGCTCGACAACGCAACCGTCAACGTGAAAGTTCAAACACCGAACGAGGAGACGATCGATCTGGCTGCCGAACCGATGGCGGCACTCGCCGGGGAGTATCAGCTGTCATTCGTCTCCCGGCAACCGGGGGCATATCGGGCGACAGTGCAGGTGAAAGCCAGCGACTCCAGCGATGTGGGCCAACGCGAAACCGGTTGGATTTCCGAGCCGGCAGCCCAGGAATTTCAAACTCTCAAACCGAATCGCGCATGGTTGGAACAAGTGGCCCGTGAGACCGGTGGCGAAGTCGTTTCGGCCGACAACTTGGACGACTTCGTCCGCGACTTACCGACTCGAAACATTCCCCTGACCGAAACTCGAATCGACCCGGTCTGGCATAATTGGCCCGTGTTTCTGTGTGCCCTCGGTTTGTTAGTGACGGAATGGGGCCTGCGGCGATGGAAAGGTTTACCATGA
- a CDS encoding DUF1552 domain-containing protein, whose product MNSHPISRRTILKGMGAVTVGLPFLEEMWTPRLHAADANTVPTRAFNVFFGLGIPAPLQKEGYDGVLEPLKPLSQKLLVMRGVDHVRADEKGSNAHYDGAAAAFTAEPPDGEAKAGGGSIDQMIRHAAYPKGLPAGMVPTLVGGTFFRRSRVGRYVHSYNPDGTVAATMQEKPRDLFDRVFGSLAPTDGSPDARRERLKRSVLDTVVDQYRFYTGQNSPLGHTSRTRIAEHLERIREYEQRAFAMNDKTEDAPPLPPNSKIPHGGTADPGGEGIDITLEELTSEWRLMADLYALAIQTDRTRFGSLTFLAAGERIRLTGNYEYNGRKVFEFNDKAQRRKSGSGGCSHEWWHEFRENKKNEELRAHAHMKMREVAYFLSRLDGKDSIDANGKTILENSLITISTESGDGRHNDIKRELSGIFHACTGAGGRFKTGQILDVNAEGLDVYNTMLTTMNVPKHLGPEKRTPTKIDSIRA is encoded by the coding sequence ATGAATTCTCACCCCATCAGTCGGCGAACCATCTTAAAAGGCATGGGCGCGGTCACGGTCGGTTTGCCGTTCTTGGAGGAAATGTGGACGCCGCGACTTCACGCCGCCGATGCGAACACGGTTCCGACTCGGGCATTCAACGTGTTCTTCGGACTCGGCATCCCCGCACCGCTACAGAAAGAAGGCTATGACGGCGTGCTCGAACCGCTCAAACCGCTGAGCCAGAAATTGCTGGTCATGCGGGGCGTAGATCACGTGCGAGCCGACGAAAAAGGCAGCAACGCCCACTACGACGGTGCCGCCGCCGCGTTCACCGCCGAACCGCCCGATGGCGAAGCGAAAGCCGGTGGCGGGTCGATCGATCAAATGATCCGCCATGCCGCCTACCCCAAAGGCTTGCCCGCCGGAATGGTGCCCACGCTCGTCGGCGGAACCTTCTTTCGTCGCAGCCGCGTCGGTCGGTACGTGCACAGTTACAACCCCGATGGCACCGTCGCCGCCACGATGCAGGAAAAACCACGCGATCTGTTCGATCGTGTGTTCGGCAGTCTCGCCCCGACCGATGGCAGTCCTGATGCTCGTCGGGAACGTCTGAAACGCAGCGTCTTGGATACGGTCGTCGACCAATACCGGTTCTACACCGGACAGAATTCGCCGCTCGGTCACACCTCGCGAACCCGCATCGCCGAACATCTCGAACGCATCCGCGAATACGAACAACGTGCGTTCGCGATGAACGACAAAACCGAAGACGCCCCGCCGCTTCCACCGAACTCGAAAATCCCGCACGGCGGAACCGCGGACCCCGGCGGCGAGGGCATCGACATTACGCTCGAAGAACTGACCAGCGAATGGCGACTCATGGCGGACTTGTACGCCCTGGCCATTCAAACCGACCGCACACGGTTTGGTTCACTGACGTTCCTCGCGGCGGGTGAACGCATTCGGCTCACTGGCAACTACGAATACAACGGCCGCAAGGTCTTCGAGTTCAATGACAAAGCCCAGCGAAGAAAAAGCGGTTCGGGCGGGTGCAGTCACGAGTGGTGGCACGAGTTCCGTGAGAACAAAAAGAACGAAGAACTCCGTGCTCACGCCCACATGAAGATGCGAGAAGTCGCGTATTTTCTCTCACGACTCGACGGAAAAGATTCCATCGACGCCAACGGCAAGACGATCCTCGAAAACTCGCTGATTACCATTTCCACAGAATCCGGCGACGGCCGCCACAACGACATCAAACGCGAACTCTCCGGCATCTTCCACGCCTGCACGGGCGCCGGTGGACGATTCAAAACCGGGCAAATCCTCGACGTGAACGCCGAAGGTCTCGACGTCTACAACACCATGCTCACCACAATGAACGTCCCCAAACACCTCGGCCCAGAGAAACGCACTCCAACGAAGATCGACAGCATCCGCGCGTAA